Proteins encoded together in one Oceanispirochaeta sp. M1 window:
- a CDS encoding DUF3427 domain-containing protein: MKERHKNSKDIQSQIGFCNELLQFIDSQISLENIDDLQIHENAILTGILGKIGKTDKQLGHELKRKIPQSGLSVSTLFTGSNADISIDTEIEKDMLSSNRIYLLVSFIRWSGLVLFEKILREITQNDGVEVRVLTTTYMGATEARALEFLSELPNTKIRISYNTSHERLHAKSYIFERNNGLDTAYIGSSNISRSALTKGLEWNLRVTSQENPHIIEKAKATFEHYWNSTDFEDFEIGGIERFSKALEREKHSKREEELQSYIQISPFPFQKEVLEKLHVERIDHGYFRNLVVSATGTGKTVISAFDFKRLFQSQKEKASLLFIAHREEILLQARGIFRSVLGAEYHDFGRLWVGKHKPGNGNLEHLFMSIQTFNSQKKFFQDRIGSDFFDFIIIDEAHHSKADTYRVLIEKYKPKVLLGLTATPERMDGNSLLPDFCNKIAAEIRLPDAMKLKLLSPFQYFCISDESVDLRSVPWVRGAYKQEELGNTLSVKARVYRILDALKYYLNDPGSVKALCFCVTKSHADFMAKELRKVGLKAVSLTSNDNDNERKDYQRKLRNGEINYLCVVDIFNEGIDIPEIDTVLFLRPTESLTVYLQQLGRGLRLSDNKECLTVLDFVSQVHEQYNFSEKFRALIGKTSHRIEDEIEKGFPHLPSGCTIRMEEQAEEFILENIKKSVFNAKRLRNEISLFYNSTGQDLTIHNFISYHKLDMRILYANRNSWEILKVPKGKVDDVVSPEELILLRSLRSLVHVDSIEYLNFIQDLIINDFNVDGIKNVSVYLLVFYFDIWKKPLNKTGFSTTSDAIAALNKYKLFKNELSELVLAMKERVDHIVEPILETKIPGLFVHAHYTRDQLLALAGQHTPEKMYSWREGTLHLSRCSCSLMMVTLNKSEKDFSPSIQYEDYAVSETLFHWQSQNATRESSETGQRYINHQKIGWDMLLFARETKKDSFGLTDTYWLLGKVNYISHKGERPMSINWQLEKAIPPVLWQSAAKMAVG, from the coding sequence TTGAAAGAGAGGCATAAGAACAGTAAGGATATTCAGAGTCAAATTGGTTTCTGTAATGAACTATTACAGTTTATTGATTCACAAATATCATTAGAAAATATTGATGACCTTCAGATACATGAGAATGCAATCCTTACTGGTATTTTAGGTAAAATTGGTAAAACTGATAAACAGCTTGGGCATGAGTTAAAGCGGAAAATCCCTCAGTCCGGTTTATCTGTTAGTACTTTGTTTACTGGAAGCAATGCTGATATCTCCATTGATACAGAGATTGAAAAGGATATGCTTTCATCCAATAGAATCTATTTGCTAGTTTCTTTTATCAGATGGTCCGGTTTAGTACTGTTTGAAAAGATTCTTAGGGAGATTACACAGAATGATGGGGTTGAAGTAAGAGTTCTGACTACCACTTATATGGGGGCTACAGAAGCAAGAGCTCTGGAGTTTCTATCTGAACTACCTAACACAAAAATACGTATTTCCTACAATACCTCTCATGAGCGTCTGCATGCTAAATCATATATCTTTGAAAGAAATAACGGATTGGATACTGCGTATATTGGATCATCTAATATCTCACGTTCGGCTCTAACCAAGGGACTTGAATGGAATCTTCGTGTAACGAGCCAGGAAAATCCGCATATTATCGAAAAAGCGAAAGCTACCTTTGAACACTATTGGAATAGTACTGATTTTGAGGATTTTGAAATTGGTGGTATAGAGCGATTTTCAAAGGCATTGGAACGAGAGAAACATTCAAAAAGGGAAGAAGAGCTACAGTCGTATATTCAAATATCACCTTTCCCATTTCAAAAGGAAGTTTTAGAAAAACTCCATGTGGAGCGTATCGATCACGGTTATTTTCGAAATCTGGTTGTCTCTGCAACAGGTACTGGTAAGACTGTTATTTCCGCCTTCGATTTTAAACGGCTTTTTCAATCGCAAAAAGAAAAAGCATCCCTTCTATTCATAGCCCATAGAGAAGAAATACTATTACAAGCCAGAGGGATCTTTCGTTCAGTTCTTGGCGCAGAGTATCATGACTTTGGACGCTTATGGGTTGGGAAGCATAAACCGGGCAACGGGAATCTTGAACATCTTTTTATGTCTATCCAGACCTTTAATTCACAAAAAAAGTTCTTTCAAGATCGTATAGGTTCAGACTTCTTTGATTTTATTATCATAGATGAAGCCCATCACTCAAAGGCGGATACCTATCGAGTCCTCATTGAGAAATACAAACCTAAGGTATTACTGGGGCTAACCGCGACTCCTGAGAGGATGGATGGTAATAGTCTATTGCCCGATTTTTGCAATAAGATTGCTGCAGAGATTCGATTACCAGATGCTATGAAATTGAAATTGCTATCTCCTTTTCAATATTTTTGTATATCTGATGAATCAGTAGATTTACGCTCTGTTCCCTGGGTTCGGGGGGCATATAAGCAGGAAGAGTTAGGGAATACTCTATCCGTAAAAGCTAGAGTCTATAGAATCCTTGATGCTCTCAAGTACTATCTTAATGATCCAGGTTCTGTAAAAGCCTTATGTTTCTGTGTTACAAAATCCCATGCAGACTTTATGGCGAAGGAGCTGAGAAAAGTTGGATTAAAAGCAGTTTCTCTCACCAGTAATGACAATGATAATGAAAGAAAGGATTATCAGAGAAAATTACGAAATGGGGAGATCAATTATCTCTGCGTTGTGGATATATTCAATGAAGGAATAGATATTCCCGAAATTGATACTGTATTATTTTTGAGACCTACCGAAAGCCTTACTGTCTATCTGCAACAGTTGGGGCGAGGACTACGACTTTCAGATAATAAAGAGTGTCTTACTGTATTAGACTTTGTGAGCCAGGTTCATGAGCAGTATAATTTTTCTGAGAAGTTTCGAGCCCTTATTGGAAAGACAAGTCATAGAATTGAAGATGAAATTGAGAAAGGTTTTCCACATCTTCCTTCTGGCTGTACCATTCGTATGGAAGAACAGGCTGAAGAATTTATACTAGAGAACATAAAGAAATCCGTATTCAATGCCAAACGATTACGTAATGAAATCAGTCTGTTTTACAATTCCACGGGTCAGGATTTAACGATTCACAACTTCATCTCATACCATAAATTAGATATGAGAATCCTTTATGCAAATAGAAACAGTTGGGAAATCTTAAAGGTTCCAAAGGGAAAAGTAGATGATGTTGTGAGCCCTGAAGAATTAATCCTGTTGCGATCACTTCGTAGTCTTGTTCATGTGGATTCGATTGAGTATTTAAACTTCATTCAAGATCTTATCATCAATGATTTTAATGTTGATGGTATCAAGAATGTATCTGTATATCTTCTGGTGTTCTATTTTGATATATGGAAGAAACCCTTAAATAAAACCGGCTTCTCAACGACCAGCGATGCTATTGCGGCCCTGAATAAGTATAAGCTCTTTAAGAATGAACTTTCTGAATTGGTTCTGGCAATGAAAGAGCGGGTCGATCATATTGTCGAACCAATTCTGGAAACTAAAATACCTGGATTGTTTGTTCATGCTCACTATACTCGGGATCAGTTACTTGCTTTAGCAGGACAGCATACACCCGAAAAGATGTATTCTTGGAGAGAAGGGACATTGCACTTAAGTCGTTGCAGTTGTTCCCTTATGATGGTCACCTTGAATAAATCTGAGAAGGATTTTTCTCCTAGTATCCAATATGAAGATTATGCAGTGAGTGAAACATTGTTTCACTGGCAGAGTCAGAATGCGACTCGAGAGTCTTCAGAAACAGGTCAAAGATACATCAATCATCAAAAAATAGGATGGGATATGCTGCTTTTTGCAAGGGAAACCAAAAAAGACAGTTTTGGACTTACCGACACTTACTGGCTTCTTGGAAAAGTGAACTATATTTCCCATAAAGGGGAGAGGCCCATGTCTATTAACTGGCAGCTGGAAAAGGCAATTCCACCTGTCTTGTGGCAAAGTGCTGCTAAGATGGCTGTAGGATAA
- a CDS encoding class I SAM-dependent methyltransferase: protein MSEESSREYKQTLDYYNTQAAEAFRLYTSKQSPFKGKFSQCFPPRSKILDMGSGSGRDVKSLLDQDYDAYGIDASIELVKLAKLSLLDQSDRIQEGSLPDNLPADIQEDDWDGILCSAVFQHIPDNHLFDSTFTIHRLLRMGGRLLLTIPIAYPDINNDRDPKGRLFRIRPVEEYIFLFERIGFELISQEERSDSLNRDQLSWGELLFQKKNLNGIRAIDKIESFIREDAKVSSYKFALLRALGETASTSARMASWQSDGTVHIPIEPIIHKWIEYYWPLLLTDDGKRIYQGQKIEGKKDITFRTELESLIQYWEEKGDGWRKFKGSLERESFTEIEQRLYQETVKKIRTALLNGPVKYMGNIKTGPVFENHKKEIGLPADLWSEFSMMGRWFEDSLMLRWAEFCANISNQPEGVNSSLILSRMLSMNETARNVSLSKSIYDRLEQKTELHCVWSDTRLSSYDLDHAIPYSLWRNNALWNLFPADKKVNNSKRDKLPERLFLKSRESRIRGYWDMCYETEPLLFEKELKSLTGNSNFSKKISLDIFRQFCEQVEVLALQNVVERWQT from the coding sequence ATGTCAGAAGAGTCCTCCAGGGAATACAAGCAAACATTAGATTACTACAACACTCAGGCAGCAGAAGCATTCCGTTTATATACATCAAAACAGAGTCCCTTCAAGGGCAAGTTTTCCCAATGCTTTCCACCCAGGAGTAAAATCCTCGATATGGGAAGTGGATCAGGGCGGGATGTAAAGAGTCTTTTAGATCAGGACTACGATGCTTATGGAATTGATGCATCCATAGAACTTGTAAAATTGGCAAAACTCAGCTTATTAGATCAATCTGACAGGATACAGGAAGGCTCCCTACCCGATAATCTTCCAGCAGATATCCAGGAGGATGACTGGGATGGCATCCTCTGTTCTGCCGTCTTTCAACATATTCCGGATAATCATCTATTTGATTCTACATTTACAATCCATCGACTCCTCAGGATGGGAGGAAGACTCTTATTAACAATTCCTATTGCTTATCCGGATATAAATAATGATAGAGATCCCAAGGGAAGACTTTTCAGAATACGTCCAGTAGAGGAATATATATTCTTATTCGAAAGGATCGGTTTTGAGCTTATCAGTCAGGAAGAGAGATCTGACAGCTTAAATCGAGATCAATTATCCTGGGGAGAGCTTCTCTTTCAAAAAAAGAACCTGAATGGTATCAGAGCCATTGATAAAATTGAATCATTCATCCGGGAAGACGCCAAAGTCTCCAGCTACAAGTTTGCCCTCCTCCGGGCCCTGGGAGAAACGGCATCAACCTCCGCCCGCATGGCCTCTTGGCAGAGTGATGGAACGGTCCACATTCCAATAGAACCGATTATTCACAAATGGATAGAATACTACTGGCCTCTCCTACTCACTGATGATGGAAAACGAATCTATCAGGGGCAGAAAATAGAGGGTAAAAAGGATATCACTTTCCGGACTGAACTCGAATCTTTAATCCAATACTGGGAAGAAAAAGGGGACGGCTGGCGGAAATTCAAAGGGTCTTTAGAAAGAGAGAGCTTTACAGAAATCGAACAGAGACTCTATCAGGAAACTGTTAAAAAAATCCGGACAGCACTGCTTAACGGACCGGTCAAATATATGGGTAATATAAAGACGGGTCCTGTCTTTGAAAATCATAAGAAAGAAATTGGTCTGCCCGCGGATCTATGGTCTGAGTTCTCCATGATGGGCCGGTGGTTTGAAGATTCCCTGATGCTGCGCTGGGCTGAGTTCTGTGCCAATATATCCAACCAGCCCGAAGGAGTCAATTCTTCTCTCATCCTCAGCAGAATGCTTTCAATGAATGAAACAGCCCGGAATGTATCCCTTTCTAAAAGCATATATGACAGATTAGAACAAAAGACAGAACTTCACTGCGTATGGTCGGATACCAGACTTTCTTCCTACGACCTGGATCATGCCATTCCCTACAGCCTGTGGCGAAACAATGCTCTCTGGAATCTCTTTCCGGCTGACAAAAAAGTGAACAACAGCAAAAGGGATAAACTACCCGAAAGACTTTTTCTGAAAAGCCGGGAATCCCGCATAAGAGGATACTGGGATATGTGCTATGAGACAGAACCCCTTCTCTTTGAAAAAGAGTTGAAATCCCTTACGGGGAACTCAAACTTCAGTAAAAAAATCAGTCTGGATATCTTCAGGCAGTTTTGTGAACAGGTAGAGGTTTTGGCTTTACAGAATGTTGTGGAGAGGTGGCAGACTTAA
- a CDS encoding uracil-DNA glycosylase family protein — MEIQELLESIHNCPYLADEKLHCGRDNFAHPHTTAAKDSQKIMLVTRDPSNQANRLKSVLDIENSFFSGKILPILFNEYDINEFETFRKRFEKLVYWTHYQKCFPGVTTNGHKQPTKTCADRYLTKELELINPDLLILVGSHSIEFFTGNKQLQAIERNGHNSIEVKGQSVKVISLTHPSNANNKAKNDPQYKFTETKSLIKDSVRDLETI; from the coding sequence ATGGAAATTCAAGAATTACTGGAAAGTATTCATAATTGCCCATATCTTGCAGATGAAAAACTACACTGTGGTCGGGATAATTTTGCCCATCCACACACTACAGCTGCAAAAGATTCACAAAAGATAATGCTTGTAACGCGTGATCCATCAAATCAGGCGAATAGATTGAAATCAGTACTTGATATTGAGAACAGCTTCTTTTCTGGTAAAATACTCCCAATACTATTCAATGAATATGATATAAACGAATTTGAAACCTTTAGAAAGCGCTTCGAAAAATTGGTTTATTGGACCCATTATCAAAAATGCTTTCCAGGCGTCACAACAAACGGGCATAAACAACCTACAAAAACATGTGCAGATCGGTATCTGACCAAAGAACTTGAACTTATAAATCCAGATCTACTTATATTAGTAGGTTCCCACTCTATTGAATTTTTTACAGGAAATAAACAACTTCAGGCGATTGAACGGAATGGGCATAATAGCATTGAAGTAAAAGGTCAATCTGTAAAAGTAATCAGCTTAACTCATCCATCAAATGCGAACAATAAAGCTAAAAATGATCCCCAATATAAATTTACAGAAACAAAGTCTCTTATTAAGGATAGTGTTAGAGATCTGGAAACTATTTAA